In Acidobacteriota bacterium, the sequence ATAAACAACACCGCTAGCGTCAGCAGCCGGTCTCTCCAGGTCGATGGCCCTTTTGTCAACGACGGTTGAAAACTGCGCGGTTTGCGCCGGTTGAATTCTGCGCGGTTTAGCGGTTGTCATTTGTGGTGGCCAGTTCGTCATGTTTGTTTTTGAGCCGGTAGAAATCGCCTTTGAGGGTGCGGATGTGGGAGTGGTGGACAACCCGGTCGACCATGGCTTCGACGGCGACGGCGTCGCCGAAGATCTCGGCCCATGCTGAGAATGTTTTGTTTGATGACACGATGAGGCTGGATTGTTC encodes:
- a CDS encoding ATP-binding protein; the protein is MIDLVGHIPFNPDAASLFYQLVSSRYEQSSLIVSSNKTFSAWAEIFGDAVAVEAMVDRVVHHSHIRTLKGDFYRLKNKHDELATTNDNR